A single Pseudoxanthomonas sp. DNA region contains:
- the folE gene encoding GTP cyclohydrolase I FolE — protein sequence MSQSPDNPGKVTQAQAEDAVRVLLEWAGEDPTREGLLDTPKRVAKAYRDWFSGYQMDPREYLARTFEEVAGYDEMIVLRDIEFESHCEHHMAPIIGRAHVGYLPDGKVVGISKLARVVDVYARRFQVQEKMTAQIAQCIQDVLQPRGVAVVVDGAHECMTTRGVHKRGVSMITSKMLGTFREDARTRAEFLRFIETGHGRR from the coding sequence ATGAGCCAGTCTCCCGACAATCCCGGCAAGGTCACCCAGGCGCAGGCCGAGGATGCGGTGCGTGTGCTGCTCGAATGGGCGGGTGAGGATCCCACCCGCGAAGGCCTGCTGGATACGCCCAAGCGGGTGGCCAAGGCCTATCGCGACTGGTTCAGCGGCTACCAGATGGATCCGCGCGAGTACCTGGCGCGCACCTTCGAGGAAGTGGCCGGCTACGACGAGATGATCGTGCTGCGCGACATCGAGTTCGAGAGCCATTGCGAACACCACATGGCGCCGATCATCGGCCGCGCCCACGTGGGCTACCTGCCGGACGGCAAGGTCGTCGGCATCAGCAAGCTGGCCCGCGTGGTGGACGTGTACGCGCGCCGCTTCCAGGTGCAGGAGAAGATGACCGCGCAGATCGCGCAGTGCATCCAGGACGTGCTGCAGCCGCGTGGCGTGGCGGTGGTCGTCGACGGCGCGCACGAATGCATGACCACGCGCGGCGTGCACAAGCGCGGCGTCAGCATGATCACCAGCAAGATGCTGGGCACCTTCCGCGAGGACGCGCGCACGCGCGCGGAGTTCCTGCGGTTCATCGAGACCGGTCACGGCAGGCGTTGA
- a CDS encoding DUF421 domain-containing protein, with product MESVARSLFDLGMPWWEFVLRAVAVYVVVLLMVRLSGKRTVGQFTPFDLLVVVLLGTAVQNSLIGEDTSLLGGLILAATLLGLNWSVGKLSSRSRRFDEMVEGKPVILVRHGHLFRDELARQSLSEHDFAIARRSAGYATLGDIALAVLESSGEITFIRRKERAGGDDA from the coding sequence ATGGAAAGCGTGGCGCGCAGCCTGTTCGACCTCGGCATGCCCTGGTGGGAATTCGTCCTGCGGGCCGTCGCGGTGTACGTGGTGGTCCTGCTGATGGTGCGCCTGAGCGGCAAGCGCACGGTGGGCCAGTTCACTCCGTTCGACCTGCTGGTGGTGGTGCTGCTCGGGACGGCCGTGCAGAACTCGCTGATCGGCGAGGACACGTCGTTGCTGGGCGGACTGATCCTGGCCGCGACGCTGCTGGGGCTGAACTGGAGCGTCGGCAAGCTGTCCTCGCGTTCGCGCCGCTTCGACGAGATGGTGGAGGGAAAACCGGTGATCCTGGTGCGCCACGGCCACCTGTTCCGCGACGAACTGGCGCGCCAGTCACTGAGTGAGCACGACTTCGCCATCGCCCGGCGCTCGGCCGGTTACGCCACGCTCGGTGACATCGCGCTGGCGGTGCTGGAGTCCTCCGGCGAGATCACCTTCATCCGCCGCAAGGAGCGCGCCGGCGGCGACGACGCCTGA
- a CDS encoding nuclear transport factor 2 family protein — MTLRPLLRHGLIAAALLSAPALATDAASTMEQQNAARTRAAFDAWRAGTGTVFDLLDPQAVWTVAGHSPVSGTYRSKQVFMDRAVAPITARLATPITPDVKHVMAQDDAVVVLWDGTATTVEGGTYRNSYAWHMVFDEGRIVRVTAFLDTWALQQLIE; from the coding sequence ATGACCCTCCGTCCCCTGCTCCGCCATGGCCTGATCGCGGCCGCGCTGCTCAGCGCACCGGCCCTGGCCACCGATGCGGCGTCCACCATGGAACAGCAGAACGCCGCCCGGACCCGAGCCGCGTTCGACGCGTGGCGTGCCGGCACCGGCACCGTCTTCGACCTGCTCGATCCGCAGGCCGTCTGGACCGTCGCCGGGCACAGCCCGGTGTCCGGCACCTACCGGTCGAAGCAGGTCTTCATGGACCGCGCGGTCGCGCCGATCACGGCCCGCCTGGCCACGCCGATCACGCCCGACGTGAAGCACGTGATGGCGCAGGACGACGCGGTGGTCGTCCTGTGGGACGGCACCGCGACCACCGTCGAGGGCGGCACCTACCGCAACAGCTATGCCTGGCACATGGTGTTCGACGAAGGCCGCATCGTCCGCGTCACCGCTTTCCTCGACACGTGGGCGCTGCAGCAGTTGATCGAGTGA
- a CDS encoding cupin domain-containing protein, with the protein MKSRHLRMGIGFLPLFEANGVQAAQMVIRPGDREGGPDNRHRGADQWLFVAAGHGVAIVEGERRALRPGSLLLIERGERHEIRATGRTPLKTVNFYSPPAYTPEGDERPAGRP; encoded by the coding sequence ATGAAATCCCGGCATCTCCGCATGGGCATCGGCTTTCTTCCGCTGTTCGAGGCCAACGGCGTGCAGGCGGCGCAGATGGTCATCCGGCCCGGGGACCGCGAAGGCGGGCCGGACAATCGCCACCGCGGCGCGGACCAGTGGCTGTTCGTCGCCGCGGGTCACGGTGTGGCCATCGTCGAAGGCGAGCGGCGTGCGCTGCGGCCCGGCAGCCTGCTGCTGATCGAGCGGGGCGAGCGGCACGAGATACGCGCGACCGGCCGCACGCCGCTGAAGACGGTGAACTTCTATTCACCGCCCGCGTACACGCCGGAAGGCGACGAGCGCCCGGCGGGCCGGCCCTGA
- a CDS encoding serine hydrolase domain-containing protein, with protein sequence MPSPCRASVRRSRLLTRALALALACLATPAFARDTCGRATDHAAAATAQSVLEALVATNGVPGMGAAVWRDGRVAWTGCAGLRDIEAAAPVQRDTVFRLASVSKVIATTAAARLVDDGRLDLDAPVGDTLPWLPAAWAPVTVRQLAAHTSGAPHYAGNDLQVLGKVRYPTSRDAVGIFSGRALLSPPGTAYRYSSWGYTLLGAVIEARTGTSFVDYVQRHVTPGLAIGADGETDGANASSLYDIEHGSARRVPRTDMSYTWPGGGLAATPEALAMFGGRVLEHRIVSAERWQAMQQPARLADGTPVRDRDYEVGFGWRLGRDADGARIAHHAGTTPGARSVLLLWPGQDTAVAVLSNAMWVSSIESTAQMLAAPFRAPPPGLARADCPTATRLVGLLKGERFEVDATFRQERGRCVGELIAPPPLQAFFASASAWPDRRLRIVALADDGSLARAALATPYGLYDLRATGARRWSATLNGGAILELTD encoded by the coding sequence ATGCCCTCTCCCTGTCGCGCGTCCGTCCGCCGTTCGCGCCTGCTCACCCGCGCGCTTGCCCTCGCCCTCGCGTGCCTGGCCACTCCGGCGTTCGCCCGCGACACCTGCGGGCGCGCCACGGACCACGCGGCCGCCGCGACCGCGCAGTCCGTGCTGGAAGCGCTGGTCGCCACCAACGGCGTGCCCGGCATGGGCGCCGCCGTGTGGCGCGACGGTCGCGTGGCCTGGACCGGCTGCGCCGGCCTGCGCGATATCGAAGCGGCCGCCCCGGTGCAGCGCGACACGGTGTTCCGGCTGGCGAGCGTCTCCAAGGTCATCGCCACCACCGCGGCAGCCCGGCTGGTCGACGATGGCCGGCTCGACCTCGACGCACCGGTCGGCGACACGTTGCCCTGGCTGCCCGCGGCATGGGCGCCGGTGACGGTACGCCAGCTGGCGGCGCATACGTCCGGCGCACCGCACTACGCCGGCAACGATCTGCAGGTGTTGGGCAAGGTGCGGTATCCGACCTCGCGCGATGCGGTCGGCATCTTCTCCGGCCGCGCGCTGCTGTCGCCGCCCGGCACCGCGTATCGCTACTCCTCGTGGGGTTACACGCTGCTCGGCGCGGTGATCGAAGCGCGCACGGGCACGTCGTTCGTCGACTACGTGCAACGCCACGTCACGCCCGGGCTGGCGATCGGCGCGGACGGGGAAACCGACGGTGCGAACGCGTCGTCGCTCTACGACATCGAGCACGGCAGCGCACGCCGCGTGCCCCGCACCGACATGAGCTACACCTGGCCCGGCGGCGGACTGGCCGCGACACCGGAGGCGCTGGCGATGTTCGGCGGCCGTGTGCTGGAACACCGCATCGTGTCCGCCGAGCGCTGGCAGGCCATGCAGCAGCCTGCGCGGCTGGCCGATGGCACACCGGTGCGGGATCGCGACTACGAGGTGGGCTTCGGCTGGCGCCTCGGCCGCGATGCCGACGGCGCCCGCATCGCGCACCACGCGGGTACCACCCCGGGCGCGCGCAGCGTGCTGTTGCTCTGGCCCGGGCAGGACACGGCGGTCGCGGTGCTGTCGAACGCCATGTGGGTGTCGTCCATCGAATCGACCGCGCAGATGCTCGCCGCGCCGTTCCGGGCACCGCCGCCCGGACTGGCGCGCGCCGACTGCCCCACCGCGACGCGCCTGGTCGGCCTGCTGAAGGGCGAGCGCTTCGAGGTCGACGCGACCTTCCGGCAGGAACGCGGACGCTGCGTGGGCGAACTCATCGCGCCCCCGCCGTTGCAGGCGTTCTTCGCCAGCGCGTCGGCCTGGCCGGACCGCCGCCTGCGCATCGTCGCCCTCGCCGACGACGGCAGCCTGGCGCGCGCGGCGCTGGCCACGCCCTACGGCCTGTACGACCTGCGCGCCACCGGCGCGCGACGCTGGTCGGCGACGCTCAATGGCGGGGCGATACTCGAACTGACGGACTGA
- a CDS encoding LytTR family DNA-binding domain-containing protein translates to MIRVCVVDDEPLARRGVLSRLAAFDDVQVVGEYEDGTTALAGLQARPPDLVFLDVQMPGMSGLDVLAALPAHQRPLTILLTAHEGFAVAAFALNAVDYLLKPIDDARLAEALARARRLLRLRELETAAPAGIGLAPTRHLQTFTVRIGHRTRLIRADSVAWIGADGDYAVLHVGERTYMVRESLHQLATQLDPARFVRVHRSSIVRVDQVAEIQPLSNRDAMLRLHDGTPVRVSRTYTDALLQALHARS, encoded by the coding sequence GTGATCCGCGTCTGCGTGGTCGACGACGAGCCGCTGGCGCGTCGCGGGGTGCTGTCGCGGCTGGCCGCGTTCGACGACGTGCAGGTGGTGGGCGAATACGAGGACGGCACCACGGCGCTGGCCGGCCTGCAGGCGCGACCGCCGGACCTGGTGTTCCTGGACGTGCAGATGCCGGGCATGAGCGGCCTGGACGTACTGGCGGCGCTGCCCGCGCACCAGCGGCCGCTGACGATCCTGCTCACGGCGCACGAGGGCTTCGCGGTGGCGGCGTTCGCGCTGAACGCGGTCGACTACCTGCTCAAGCCCATCGACGACGCCCGCCTGGCCGAAGCGCTGGCGCGCGCACGCCGGCTGCTGCGGCTGCGCGAACTGGAGACGGCAGCGCCGGCCGGCATCGGGCTCGCGCCGACGCGGCACCTGCAGACGTTCACCGTGCGCATCGGCCATCGCACGCGCCTCATCCGCGCCGACAGCGTGGCGTGGATCGGCGCGGACGGCGACTACGCCGTGCTGCATGTCGGCGAACGCACGTACATGGTGCGCGAGTCGCTGCACCAGCTCGCCACGCAGCTGGACCCGGCACGATTCGTGCGCGTGCACCGTTCCTCGATCGTGCGGGTGGACCAGGTGGCCGAGATCCAGCCCCTGAGCAACCGCGATGCCATGCTGAGGTTGCACGACGGCACGCCGGTGCGCGTCAGCCGCACCTATACCGACGCACTGCTGCAGGCGCTGCACGCGCGCAGCTGA
- a CDS encoding LysR family transcriptional regulator, whose amino-acid sequence MEPDLTLLRVLDAVAQAGNFRAAADRLGVTRSAVSQAIRRLEDSVGIALVQRSTRSVRLTEAGERLHRRIATPLAMIGQALDDVQGDGPPRGLLRVAVTSIAERFLAGPLVARFAEAYPGITLDVTVTDEEFDIVAAGFDAGVRLGEVIEQDMIAIPVGGPQREIAVASPAYLRRHGTPTHPRELASHRCIGWRRAPQVAPHRWEFSEAGRAFAVEVAPQVTTNDLQVMLRTALADGGITFAPEECFLPWLASGALVPVLLDYVQAFPGFFLYYPSRHNPPPKLRALVAHVRAFNDAS is encoded by the coding sequence ATGGAACCCGATCTCACTCTCCTGCGCGTCCTGGATGCGGTGGCCCAGGCCGGCAATTTCCGCGCGGCGGCCGACCGGCTGGGCGTCACCCGCTCGGCGGTGAGCCAGGCGATCCGCCGGCTCGAAGACAGCGTCGGCATCGCGCTGGTGCAGCGGTCCACCCGCAGCGTGCGGCTGACCGAGGCCGGCGAGCGCCTGCATCGCCGGATCGCCACGCCGCTCGCGATGATCGGCCAGGCGCTGGACGACGTGCAGGGCGACGGTCCGCCCCGGGGACTGCTGCGCGTGGCGGTCACCTCGATCGCCGAGCGTTTCCTGGCCGGTCCCTTGGTGGCGCGCTTCGCCGAGGCGTATCCGGGCATCACGCTGGATGTGACCGTCACCGACGAGGAATTCGACATCGTCGCGGCCGGCTTCGATGCCGGCGTGCGCCTGGGCGAAGTGATCGAGCAGGACATGATCGCCATTCCGGTCGGCGGCCCGCAGCGCGAGATCGCCGTGGCCTCACCGGCCTATTTGCGTCGGCACGGCACGCCGACGCATCCGCGCGAGCTGGCGTCGCACCGCTGCATCGGCTGGCGCCGCGCGCCGCAGGTGGCGCCGCACCGCTGGGAATTCAGCGAGGCCGGCCGCGCGTTCGCCGTGGAAGTCGCCCCGCAGGTCACCACCAATGACCTGCAGGTGATGCTGCGCACCGCCCTGGCCGACGGCGGCATCACCTTCGCGCCGGAAGAGTGCTTCCTGCCCTGGCTCGCGAGCGGCGCGCTGGTGCCGGTGCTGCTGGACTACGTGCAGGCGTTTCCCGGCTTCTTCCTCTACTACCCCAGCCGCCACAACCCGCCGCCGAAACTGCGCGCACTTGTGGCGCATGTGCGCGCCTTCAACGACGCATCGTAG
- a CDS encoding sensor histidine kinase gives MTSSVPRHALPPFWLPVLAGLPLGACLLLMALPILGHGNATLSRTLYLAAFVLWLLPLTAMQRGMWRRGVAGWKMAVALLLATYAMALATRLLSMALQAFLSGDVTRLLQPGVVDPTLIFRGLEGAWLVLVAYCAIHAVVTYYAALRHEQAEHLAARALARDAELRALRYQLQPHFLFNTLNAISTLVAEERGSEARQVLARLGDFLRAVLEARASHEVALAEEIAMTEAYLEVEKARLGRRLQLSWQVGDGVLGAQVPALLLQPLVENAIRHGIAPRRTPGRVDVHIAREGAQLEIRIDNDLPPPEEMPTTTDLLRTGVGLANVRGRLAQLYPGLARVEAGIVAGRYRARLLLPLRPAPEAGT, from the coding sequence ATGACATCTTCCGTCCCGCGCCATGCGCTGCCTCCCTTCTGGCTGCCGGTCCTTGCCGGACTGCCGCTGGGGGCGTGCCTGCTGCTGATGGCATTGCCGATCCTCGGCCATGGCAATGCGACGCTGTCGCGCACGCTGTACCTGGCGGCGTTCGTGCTGTGGCTGCTGCCGCTGACCGCGATGCAGCGCGGCATGTGGCGTCGCGGCGTGGCGGGCTGGAAGATGGCGGTGGCGCTGCTGCTGGCCACGTATGCGATGGCGCTGGCGACGCGCCTGCTGAGCATGGCGCTGCAGGCGTTCCTGTCCGGCGACGTGACGCGGCTGCTCCAGCCCGGTGTCGTCGACCCGACCCTGATCTTCCGTGGGCTGGAAGGCGCCTGGCTGGTGCTGGTGGCGTACTGCGCGATCCACGCGGTGGTGACCTACTACGCGGCGCTCCGGCACGAGCAGGCGGAACACCTGGCGGCGCGCGCGCTGGCCCGCGACGCGGAACTGCGCGCACTGCGCTACCAGCTGCAGCCGCACTTCCTGTTCAACACGCTCAACGCGATCTCCACCCTGGTCGCCGAGGAACGCGGCAGCGAAGCCCGGCAGGTGCTGGCGAGACTGGGCGATTTCCTGCGCGCGGTGCTGGAGGCGCGCGCCAGCCACGAAGTGGCGCTGGCCGAGGAGATCGCCATGACCGAGGCCTATCTGGAGGTGGAGAAGGCGCGGCTCGGCCGGCGCCTGCAGCTGTCCTGGCAGGTCGGCGACGGCGTCCTGGGGGCGCAGGTGCCGGCGCTGTTGCTGCAGCCGCTGGTGGAGAACGCGATCCGTCACGGCATCGCGCCACGCCGCACGCCCGGCCGCGTGGACGTCCACATCGCGCGCGAGGGCGCCCAGCTGGAAATCCGCATCGACAACGACCTGCCCCCGCCCGAGGAAATGCCGACGACCACGGACCTGCTTCGCACGGGCGTGGGACTGGCCAATGTGCGCGGCCGTCTTGCGCAGCTGTATCCCGGTCTGGCGCGCGTGGAAGCCGGCATCGTGGCCGGGCGGTACCGCGCGCGGCTGCTGCTGCCGCTGCGTCCCGCGCCGGAGGCCGGCACGTGA
- a CDS encoding glycosyltransferase produces MKLLIITYGTEGDTRPLAALGHALMQAGHEVELLGDASTLGIAQALGVPSQALAGDIRATIVADGAMRDITRNLARLTIAHSGDWLRQAVDAGRGCDAIIVSGLAVFVGLSAADALGVPAIGAMLIPISPTSAFASPFLPFTPPRLFNHASHVLFGRLSWQLFRKATNRARADKGLPPRRSLWTDHPMLYGVSPALVPRPADWPENAHVCGQWIPPLATAFAPPDDLLAFLDAGEPPVYVGFGSMAGFDNVRLVDAVVGALGERRALFHAGWSGIEASRLPSSFHPVGHVPHDWLLPRCAMAIHHGGSGTTHSACRAGIPSVIVPFAGDQFFWNARLREAGVMRHALKGASITASFLRDAVAHADGAAAKRAAAALGRAMQDKEGLAMAVGLVERYAYAQR; encoded by the coding sequence ATGAAGCTGCTGATCATCACCTACGGCACCGAGGGCGACACGCGCCCGCTGGCCGCGCTGGGCCATGCGCTGATGCAGGCCGGACACGAGGTCGAGCTGCTCGGCGATGCCAGCACGCTCGGCATCGCGCAGGCGCTCGGCGTGCCGTCGCAGGCGCTGGCCGGTGACATCCGCGCGACGATCGTCGCCGACGGCGCGATGCGCGACATCACGCGCAACCTGGCCCGCCTCACCATCGCGCACAGCGGCGACTGGTTGCGCCAGGCGGTCGACGCCGGCCGCGGCTGCGACGCCATCATCGTCTCCGGCCTTGCCGTCTTCGTCGGCCTGTCGGCGGCCGACGCGCTGGGCGTGCCGGCGATCGGCGCGATGCTGATCCCCATCTCGCCGACCTCCGCGTTCGCCTCGCCGTTCCTGCCCTTTACGCCGCCGCGCCTCTTCAACCACGCCAGCCATGTGCTGTTCGGCCGGCTGAGCTGGCAGCTGTTCCGCAAGGCCACCAACCGCGCACGCGCGGACAAGGGATTGCCGCCGCGACGCTCACTGTGGACCGACCACCCGATGCTGTACGGCGTTTCGCCCGCACTGGTGCCGCGTCCTGCCGACTGGCCGGAGAATGCGCATGTCTGCGGACAGTGGATACCGCCGCTGGCGACGGCGTTCGCGCCGCCGGACGATCTGCTCGCCTTTCTCGATGCGGGCGAGCCGCCGGTCTATGTCGGCTTCGGCAGCATGGCCGGCTTCGACAACGTGCGGCTGGTGGACGCCGTGGTCGGGGCGCTCGGCGAGCGTCGTGCGCTGTTCCATGCCGGCTGGAGCGGCATCGAGGCGTCGCGTCTGCCGTCGAGTTTCCATCCGGTCGGCCACGTGCCGCACGACTGGCTGTTGCCGCGCTGCGCGATGGCGATCCACCACGGCGGCTCCGGCACCACGCACTCCGCCTGCCGCGCCGGCATCCCCTCGGTCATCGTGCCGTTCGCCGGCGACCAGTTCTTCTGGAACGCGCGCCTGCGCGAGGCGGGCGTGATGCGGCATGCATTGAAGGGCGCCTCGATCACAGCGTCCTTCCTGCGCGATGCCGTCGCCCATGCCGACGGCGCCGCTGCGAAGCGGGCGGCCGCTGCGCTGGGCCGGGCCATGCAGGACAAAGAGGGTCTTGCGATGGCGGTCGGCCTGGTGGAGCGGTACGCGTACGCTCAACGCTGA
- the dcp gene encoding peptidyl-dipeptidase Dcp yields MLRTLLLSSAIAVALSACGDRPAAESAMPATTATPAESANPLLTASTLPFQAPPFDRIKDADYQPAIEEGMRQHLAEVRRIADNAEPATFANTFEALERSGALLTRASSVFFAMAGAHTNPALQAAEEALAPKLAEHSDSIHLDPKLFARVKSVYDQRDTLGLTPEQKTVVEHTYDGFVRAGAQLSDADKAELRKLNSEESSLTTAFGTKLLAAGNAGGVFVADKATLDGMDEGGIAAAADAARAAGKEGQWLLSLQNTTQQPVLASLKDRVLREQVMAASLGRAEKGDGNDTRATIQRLAELRARKAQLLGFPTYAAYSIADQMAGTPEVALKLLTDTVPAATARARAELAKIQGVVDAQQGGFTAGAADWDFYAEQVRKAEFDLDESQIKPYFELDRVLKDGVFFAAHELYGITAKERKDIPVYHPDVRVFDIMDADGKQLALFYLDPFKRESKQGGAWMGNFVEQNGLTGDIPVVYNVENFTKPAAGQPALLSFDDVTTLFHEFGHALHGFFSKTQYPSVAGTNVPRDFVEFPSQFNEHWALDPKVFAHYARHHQTGEAMPQALVDKIVKARTFNQGYATTEYLSAALLDLAWHLQPAGAGKQDVDAFEKQALATYKVDLAAVPPRYRTSYFSHIWGGGYAAGYYAYFGAEVLDHDAFQWFRENGGLTRQNGQIFRDKVLSIGHSRDLATAYREFRGKDPSVEPLLEHRGLK; encoded by the coding sequence ATGCTGCGTACGCTGTTGCTGTCCTCCGCCATCGCCGTCGCCCTGTCCGCCTGCGGCGACCGCCCCGCTGCCGAATCCGCCATGCCCGCCACCACCGCCACGCCCGCCGAAAGCGCGAACCCCCTGCTCACCGCCAGCACGCTGCCGTTCCAGGCGCCGCCGTTCGACAGGATCAAGGACGCCGACTACCAGCCCGCCATCGAGGAAGGCATGCGCCAGCACCTCGCCGAGGTACGCAGGATCGCCGACAACGCCGAGCCCGCCACCTTCGCCAACACCTTCGAGGCGCTGGAGCGCAGCGGCGCGCTGCTGACACGCGCGAGCAGCGTGTTCTTCGCGATGGCCGGCGCCCACACCAATCCCGCCCTGCAGGCGGCCGAAGAAGCGCTGGCGCCCAAGCTGGCCGAGCACAGCGACAGCATCCACCTGGATCCCAAGCTGTTTGCCCGCGTGAAGTCCGTCTACGACCAGCGCGACACGCTCGGCCTGACGCCCGAGCAGAAGACCGTGGTCGAACACACCTACGACGGCTTCGTGCGCGCCGGCGCGCAACTGTCGGATGCCGACAAGGCCGAGCTGCGCAAGCTCAACAGCGAAGAATCCTCGCTGACCACCGCCTTCGGCACCAAGCTGCTGGCGGCCGGCAACGCCGGTGGCGTGTTCGTCGCCGACAAGGCGACGCTGGACGGCATGGACGAAGGCGGCATCGCCGCCGCGGCCGACGCCGCCAGGGCCGCCGGCAAGGAGGGCCAGTGGTTGCTGAGCCTGCAGAACACGACCCAGCAGCCGGTGCTGGCCTCGCTGAAGGATCGCGTGCTGCGCGAGCAGGTGATGGCCGCCTCGCTCGGCCGTGCCGAGAAGGGCGACGGCAACGACACCCGCGCGACCATCCAGCGCCTGGCGGAACTGCGTGCGCGCAAGGCGCAGCTGCTTGGCTTCCCCACCTACGCCGCCTACAGCATCGCGGACCAGATGGCCGGCACGCCCGAGGTCGCGCTGAAGCTGCTCACCGACACCGTGCCGGCCGCCACCGCACGTGCGCGCGCCGAGCTGGCGAAGATCCAGGGCGTGGTCGACGCGCAGCAGGGCGGATTCACCGCCGGCGCGGCCGACTGGGACTTCTACGCCGAGCAGGTGCGCAAGGCCGAGTTCGACCTGGACGAGTCGCAGATCAAGCCCTACTTCGAGCTGGACCGCGTGCTGAAGGACGGCGTGTTCTTCGCCGCGCACGAGCTGTACGGCATCACCGCCAAGGAGCGCAAGGACATCCCGGTCTACCACCCGGACGTGCGCGTGTTCGACATCATGGATGCCGACGGCAAGCAGCTGGCGCTGTTCTACCTGGATCCGTTCAAGCGCGAGAGCAAGCAGGGCGGCGCGTGGATGGGCAACTTCGTCGAGCAGAACGGCCTGACCGGCGACATCCCGGTGGTCTACAACGTGGAGAACTTCACCAAGCCCGCCGCCGGTCAGCCCGCGCTGCTGAGCTTCGACGACGTGACCACGCTGTTCCACGAGTTCGGCCATGCGCTGCACGGCTTCTTCTCGAAGACGCAGTACCCCAGCGTGGCCGGCACCAACGTGCCGCGCGACTTCGTCGAGTTCCCCTCGCAGTTCAACGAGCACTGGGCGCTGGATCCGAAGGTGTTCGCCCACTACGCCAGGCACCACCAGACCGGCGAGGCGATGCCGCAGGCGCTGGTCGACAAGATCGTCAAGGCGCGCACCTTCAACCAGGGCTACGCCACCACCGAGTACCTGTCCGCCGCCCTGCTCGACCTCGCCTGGCACCTGCAGCCGGCCGGTGCCGGCAAGCAGGACGTAGACGCCTTCGAGAAGCAGGCGCTGGCGACGTACAAGGTGGACCTGGCCGCGGTGCCGCCGCGCTACCGCACCAGCTACTTCAGCCACATCTGGGGCGGCGGCTACGCGGCCGGCTACTACGCCTACTTCGGTGCGGAAGTGCTGGACCACGACGCTTTCCAGTGGTTCCGCGAGAACGGCGGCCTGACCCGGCAGAACGGCCAGATCTTCCGCGACAAGGTGCTGTCGATCGGCCACTCGCGCGACCTGGCCACCGCCTACCGCGAGTTCCGCGGCAAGGATCCCAGCGTCGAGCCGCTGCTGGAGCATCGCGGGCTGAAGTAG
- a CDS encoding YdeI/OmpD-associated family protein, translated as MGTAADIRFTATLHRPAEPAGAAWTFLVLPQAASARLPARGMTTVAGTFAGQPFQATLQPDGEGSHWLKVEKTLREAAGVAAGEQVALVIAPVKEEPEPVVPPDIRKALAAAPEAKAVWTRLTPVARRDWIHWMTSGKKAETRVKRIATACDMLAAGKRRACCFDRSGIYSKGNMGAPVAAD; from the coding sequence ATGGGTACCGCCGCCGACATCCGCTTCACGGCCACGCTGCATCGTCCCGCCGAACCGGCCGGCGCCGCGTGGACTTTCCTCGTGCTGCCCCAGGCGGCCAGCGCCAGGCTGCCGGCGCGCGGCATGACGACGGTGGCGGGGACGTTCGCGGGCCAGCCGTTCCAGGCCACGCTGCAGCCCGACGGCGAAGGCAGCCACTGGCTGAAGGTCGAGAAGACGCTGCGCGAAGCCGCCGGCGTCGCGGCCGGCGAGCAGGTCGCCCTGGTCATCGCACCGGTGAAGGAAGAACCCGAACCGGTGGTGCCGCCCGATATCCGCAAGGCGCTCGCCGCCGCACCGGAAGCCAAGGCGGTGTGGACCCGCCTCACGCCGGTGGCGCGCCGCGACTGGATCCACTGGATGACGTCGGGCAAGAAGGCCGAGACGCGCGTGAAGCGCATCGCCACGGCCTGCGACATGCTCGCCGCCGGCAAGCGCCGCGCCTGCTGCTTCGACCGCTCGGGCATCTACAGCAAGGGCAACATGGGCGCGCCGGTCGCGGCGGACTGA
- a CDS encoding Atu4866 domain-containing protein, whose amino-acid sequence MTSRSPDTLRRRALGATLAPTLLAASGLGATDAATPAEPPHPYVGMWVTADGRVRHELLPNGRYDEARGQRESAYRGRYTITGHHIDYVDDTGFTADGEFIDGVLYHGGMVLRRASVPKHPRATRDAD is encoded by the coding sequence ATGACCTCCCGTTCCCCCGACACCCTGCGCCGCCGCGCCCTGGGCGCCACCCTGGCCCCGACCCTGCTCGCCGCCTCCGGCCTTGGCGCCACGGACGCCGCCACCCCCGCCGAGCCACCCCACCCTTATGTCGGCATGTGGGTCACCGCCGACGGCCGCGTCCGCCACGAACTGCTCCCCAATGGCCGCTACGACGAAGCCCGCGGCCAGCGCGAGAGCGCCTACCGGGGCCGCTACACGATCACCGGCCACCACATCGACTACGTCGACGACACCGGCTTCACCGCCGACGGCGAGTTCATCGACGGCGTGCTGTACCACGGCGGCATGGTGCTGCGCCGCGCTTCCGTGCCGAAACACCCGCGCGCCACCCGCGACGCCGACTGA